In Bdellovibrio sp. GT3, one genomic interval encodes:
- a CDS encoding chemotaxis protein CheA → MMDDQNDANDLPDFSGLIDFEQIEEVSRVFFEESKEILQGLDAQIMKLEDAPNDIEQINVLFRKVHTIKGSVGSVPGGQLLASLSHEFEALLTRIKRESQTVSKECIDLFLLSSRLMKQLADALREKRDLYPEELSEVIETITRYNGFQFSGEAPKKTKKISKSSAPSSDEDGVWMSTKQLNEMLRLSGELLVLKNFFAMMNQTVNFRMEPELFERRQSDFSQNLSKITDQFQSQLQVIRKEKADESFQGIPVLVRQTATELNKTVNLEMNGLDFFIDKSLAKDISESLIHLVRNSIDHGIEDQFERTVAGKPSIGQLSIEITDRSGTIYVVMKDDGKGLDRERILKRALANELIRPEDVGSVSDEEIYKCIFEPGFSTKEKITTVSGRGVGMDVVSTLVEKYGGSISISTQSGLGTTFTLVYPAPSHILVEAAMLATWNGFQIAVPLTSVAHITSCSGLQLNRIEHLRYCQFHNQTVPLLSYQEIREDRLNLDESKVSASTAVFIRAKNSMVALLVDRVEAQTDLVVKGFGNIVKEQKGFKGFSILADEKVTYIIDPEQLLAMLKQALPMENAA, encoded by the coding sequence TCTGCAAGGTCTCGATGCGCAAATCATGAAGCTTGAAGATGCGCCAAATGATATCGAGCAAATCAATGTGTTGTTCCGAAAAGTACATACTATCAAAGGCAGTGTGGGATCTGTTCCCGGCGGTCAGTTGCTGGCTTCCCTGTCACACGAATTCGAAGCATTGCTTACGCGTATCAAGCGTGAATCGCAAACAGTCTCCAAGGAATGCATCGATTTATTCCTATTGAGTTCGCGTCTGATGAAGCAACTTGCGGATGCCTTGCGTGAAAAGCGTGATTTGTATCCGGAGGAGCTAAGCGAAGTGATCGAAACAATCACTCGTTACAATGGTTTCCAGTTTTCAGGGGAAGCTCCCAAGAAAACCAAGAAGATCTCCAAGTCATCTGCTCCATCAAGTGATGAGGATGGCGTTTGGATGTCGACCAAGCAACTGAATGAAATGCTGCGCTTAAGTGGTGAGCTGCTGGTGCTTAAGAATTTTTTCGCAATGATGAATCAGACAGTGAACTTCCGCATGGAACCGGAACTGTTTGAGCGTCGCCAATCCGATTTTTCACAAAACCTCTCCAAGATCACAGATCAATTCCAGAGCCAGCTTCAGGTAATTCGCAAGGAAAAGGCCGACGAGAGCTTTCAAGGAATTCCGGTCTTGGTTCGTCAGACTGCGACCGAGCTTAATAAGACAGTGAACCTGGAGATGAACGGTTTGGACTTTTTCATCGATAAGTCTTTGGCGAAGGACATTTCTGAATCACTGATCCATCTGGTGCGCAACTCCATCGATCACGGTATTGAAGATCAGTTTGAAAGAACGGTGGCAGGCAAGCCTTCCATTGGACAGTTGTCGATCGAAATCACGGATCGCAGCGGGACCATATATGTTGTCATGAAAGATGACGGTAAAGGTTTGGATCGCGAGCGCATTCTAAAACGTGCTCTTGCCAATGAACTGATCAGGCCTGAAGACGTCGGTTCTGTTTCTGATGAGGAAATATATAAGTGTATTTTTGAGCCAGGGTTTTCCACCAAAGAAAAGATCACAACCGTCTCCGGTCGTGGTGTGGGAATGGATGTGGTATCAACCCTGGTTGAAAAATACGGTGGTAGTATTTCAATATCAACTCAAAGTGGCTTGGGAACGACCTTTACTCTGGTTTATCCAGCACCGTCGCATATCCTGGTGGAAGCAGCAATGCTGGCGACTTGGAATGGTTTCCAAATTGCCGTGCCGTTAACTTCTGTGGCCCATATCACCTCGTGCAGTGGTCTGCAGTTGAATCGCATCGAACATCTTCGCTATTGTCAGTTCCACAATCAAACAGTGCCGCTACTAAGTTATCAGGAGATTCGTGAAGACAGATTGAATCTGGACGAATCCAAAGTGTCGGCAAGCACTGCTGTTTTTATCAGAGCAAAAAACTCAATGGTGGCATTGCTGGTGGATCGGGTAGAGGCCCAGACAGATCTTGTGGTTAAGGGATTCGGGAATATCGTTAAAGAGCAAAAGGGCTTTAAAGGGTTCTCGATTCTTGCAGATGAAAAGGTCACCTATATCATTGATCCTGAACAGTTGCTGGCAATGTTAAAACAGGCTCTACCTATGGAGAACGCGGCATGA
- a CDS encoding chemotaxis protein CheW, giving the protein MSDIFGDDFTWELKKYFLESTSKDVESFIDLLDDSTLAKVTLEIRESVDSWQIDAKTNEFAQLESWLADFKSKIDSLDTVEQLRTGLGLLLKYLTALLTEKKDSEELVARFPLVAQSNREALFLHCKTGTQEFVVPIGNVIEISGVLPVYILPDAQPGLAGLLPFRGDAIPVIDLNSYGFHAVDLSKCYYVICEHEGMRFSLKVTEADELISLKDRDMQNLSDHPTMLSVPFIKQFFVKDKHSVMVLDIEKLVAA; this is encoded by the coding sequence ATGAGTGACATCTTCGGCGATGATTTTACATGGGAATTGAAAAAGTACTTCCTGGAATCAACCAGTAAAGATGTTGAGTCATTTATTGATTTGCTTGATGACTCGACGCTGGCGAAAGTCACGCTCGAGATACGCGAATCCGTCGATTCCTGGCAGATCGATGCCAAAACCAATGAGTTTGCTCAGTTGGAATCCTGGCTTGCCGACTTTAAAAGCAAAATAGACTCCTTGGACACCGTTGAACAGTTGCGCACCGGACTCGGCTTACTGCTGAAGTATTTAACTGCGCTTTTGACGGAAAAAAAGGACAGTGAGGAACTTGTCGCTCGATTCCCGCTGGTTGCGCAAAGCAATCGCGAAGCTTTGTTCCTGCATTGCAAAACCGGAACTCAGGAATTTGTTGTTCCGATCGGCAACGTCATTGAGATCAGCGGAGTTCTGCCTGTGTACATACTGCCGGATGCCCAGCCAGGTTTGGCGGGTTTATTGCCGTTCCGTGGGGATGCGATTCCGGTGATTGATTTGAATTCCTACGGCTTTCATGCCGTGGATTTAAGTAAGTGCTACTATGTCATCTGCGAACATGAAGGCATGCGCTTTTCATTGAAGGTGACAGAGGCAGACGAGTTAATAAGTTTAAAAGACAGAGATATGCAAAATTTAAGTGATCATCCAACGATGCTTTCGGTGCCTTTCATCAAACAGTTCTTTGTAAAAGACAAGCACAGCGTGATGGTACTCGACATTGAAAAGTTGGTGGCCGCATGA
- a CDS encoding chemotaxis protein CheB produces MNSHYLYPGKYAAFKEETIISTLLGSCVAVAIFDPTTKIGGLNHYLLPEAQSGERANSRYGNFAIQMLVDDCLRLGANRSQLKAKIYGGGNVISVSSLGDAIGSRNIEFAETTLRQLGIPIVDKNVGGESARTIKFNTATADVLHNQTKEGSSESPVDVSGFKPLAVAKSIKVLIVDDSATVRTLFSKIFTASGLEVVGAAADAYQARDLIVNKKPDVMTLDIEMPKMSGVMFLEKIMTHFPIPVVMVSSLANTGEAALKSLNLGAVEFVHKPSQFDPQVLKQLAEQLVTKVRAAASVNVIKKLKENPAPEVRASAPTVALRRAAELKLVVVGGNSGSADALEKFITNLAADTPPVVVSCSTVTNFVTAYISKLKGNSKVSLVVGKDGDFLRMGHVYFIPSEHHGKIAPGAQGPMLKLEKGAPVASQLPSSNVLFQSAASAYGKGVFAVLLGGFGTDGVNGLTEVQKLGGASVVQNPSEAQFPYGPQKAIELGVADEVLKAEALAGYLMQYRNQNLY; encoded by the coding sequence ATGAATTCACATTATTTGTATCCAGGTAAGTACGCAGCATTTAAAGAAGAGACGATTATTTCAACCCTTCTCGGTTCTTGTGTTGCCGTCGCGATCTTTGATCCGACTACAAAAATTGGCGGGTTGAATCACTATCTTTTGCCCGAAGCCCAGTCAGGGGAGCGTGCAAACTCCCGCTATGGAAACTTTGCCATTCAGATGCTTGTGGATGATTGCCTGCGTTTAGGCGCAAATCGCAGTCAATTGAAAGCAAAGATTTATGGCGGTGGCAACGTTATCAGTGTGTCCTCGCTGGGTGATGCCATTGGCTCCCGAAATATCGAATTCGCTGAAACAACATTGCGCCAGCTGGGCATTCCGATAGTTGATAAGAATGTCGGTGGCGAATCCGCTCGAACGATCAAGTTTAATACCGCGACGGCGGATGTCTTGCATAATCAAACCAAAGAAGGCAGCTCGGAAAGTCCAGTGGACGTTTCGGGGTTTAAGCCACTGGCCGTTGCAAAAAGCATTAAGGTGCTGATTGTTGATGACTCGGCAACAGTACGTACATTGTTCAGTAAGATATTCACCGCCAGTGGTTTGGAAGTGGTTGGAGCTGCCGCTGATGCCTATCAGGCCCGTGACCTAATTGTTAATAAAAAGCCGGACGTGATGACCCTGGACATCGAGATGCCAAAAATGTCCGGTGTAATGTTTCTGGAAAAGATCATGACTCACTTTCCGATTCCTGTGGTCATGGTTTCGTCATTGGCCAATACAGGTGAAGCGGCCTTGAAGTCATTGAATTTGGGGGCTGTTGAGTTCGTTCACAAGCCGTCACAGTTTGATCCTCAAGTTTTAAAGCAATTGGCAGAACAGTTGGTAACCAAGGTTCGTGCTGCAGCTTCAGTAAATGTTATTAAAAAGCTCAAAGAAAATCCAGCACCCGAAGTTCGGGCTTCAGCGCCGACAGTGGCTTTGCGTCGCGCGGCGGAATTGAAGCTGGTTGTTGTTGGTGGTAATTCAGGAAGTGCCGATGCATTGGAGAAATTCATCACCAATCTTGCGGCGGATACACCACCAGTTGTAGTCTCTTGTAGTACTGTTACAAACTTCGTGACGGCCTATATATCTAAGCTAAAGGGTAATTCAAAAGTATCTTTGGTAGTGGGTAAAGATGGTGATTTCCTGCGAATGGGACACGTGTATTTCATTCCTTCGGAACATCATGGTAAAATTGCTCCAGGCGCACAAGGCCCTATGTTGAAATTGGAAAAGGGAGCCCCGGTGGCTTCTCAGTTGCCTTCCAGCAACGTGCTGTTTCAATCAGCTGCAAGTGCCTACGGAAAAGGTGTTTTCGCCGTCCTTCTTGGGGGATTTGGCACGGACGGCGTAAATGGTTTGACCGAGGTGCAGAAACTCGGGGGTGCGAGTGTTGTTCAGAATCCATCTGAGGCTCAGTTTCCGTATGGACCACAAAAAGCCATTGAACTTGGCGTGGCGGATGAGGTACTAAAAGCAGAGGCTTTGGCTGGATACTTAATGCAGTATCGTAACCAAAATCTTTACTAA
- a CDS encoding aldehyde dehydrogenase family protein, translated as MEILNFVSGEFKSSGNQKTFLKLSPFDNSELARVAESDAMDVILCLQSSKKALASFETSTREQRAELLNKLADYFEVHAQDIALREALHQGLPQKFVLKNSVNVAIATLRSTAANLLIPLPSDIGVKATGLVGIVTPWSLSLRMVTERLAPALAAGNAVIVKVSEHSPITSAILGEAFKSIELPAGLVQVLNGGAEVAQVIAGHPAIRAVSAAGKSQTMEAIAKAALPQMKKLQLSGGAKNAAIVLGDFDFKNRMAEIVEPFLLGQGQMCWNSTRLFVLEAFAKEFNEELKSFMSSLKPLTSPQGDSVWTPLISKDRVEILQQKTQFGISEHGKVLAQPESESSGNFVKPTFMLDLPNCSVMQQDELSAPLFLVTAVKYQHEAVKWTNTSYLAHSAIVWSSEEKFQKVAEKLEVGHVSLNTWMSQMNYPVVGIKQSSFGVMDMLWSGPFYSDVKKLTMVP; from the coding sequence TTGGAAATTCTAAATTTCGTTTCCGGAGAATTCAAATCCTCCGGAAATCAAAAGACATTCTTGAAGCTTTCACCTTTTGATAATTCCGAATTGGCTCGGGTTGCAGAATCCGATGCGATGGATGTAATTCTGTGTTTGCAAAGCTCAAAGAAGGCGTTGGCCTCTTTCGAAACCTCGACGCGGGAACAGCGCGCAGAACTACTAAATAAGTTAGCGGATTATTTCGAAGTCCATGCCCAGGACATTGCGCTTCGTGAAGCCCTTCATCAAGGCTTGCCTCAAAAGTTTGTTTTAAAGAACAGTGTAAATGTTGCGATTGCAACTCTGCGTTCCACGGCTGCAAATCTATTGATACCATTGCCATCAGATATTGGTGTGAAAGCAACGGGATTGGTGGGAATCGTAACTCCCTGGTCGCTGTCTTTAAGAATGGTGACGGAAAGACTGGCTCCTGCATTGGCAGCGGGCAATGCCGTGATCGTAAAAGTATCTGAACATTCTCCGATCACTTCTGCCATTCTGGGTGAAGCATTTAAATCCATCGAGTTACCAGCCGGACTGGTGCAGGTATTAAACGGAGGCGCAGAAGTGGCGCAAGTGATTGCAGGGCATCCTGCAATTCGCGCTGTTTCAGCAGCGGGTAAATCCCAAACCATGGAAGCCATTGCGAAAGCGGCCCTGCCACAAATGAAGAAGCTTCAACTCAGTGGTGGAGCAAAAAATGCCGCTATCGTTCTAGGTGATTTTGATTTTAAAAATCGCATGGCAGAAATAGTGGAACCATTTTTATTGGGACAAGGACAGATGTGCTGGAACTCAACTCGCTTGTTTGTGCTTGAAGCCTTTGCCAAAGAGTTCAATGAGGAGTTGAAATCGTTCATGTCGTCCTTAAAGCCACTCACCTCTCCTCAAGGTGATTCTGTGTGGACTCCCTTAATCTCCAAAGATCGTGTGGAGATTTTGCAGCAAAAAACGCAATTTGGAATTTCCGAGCATGGAAAAGTTCTGGCGCAACCAGAGTCCGAGTCATCCGGAAATTTTGTGAAACCAACTTTTATGTTGGATCTGCCAAATTGCTCCGTGATGCAACAAGATGAATTGTCAGCTCCTTTGTTCTTGGTGACAGCGGTGAAGTACCAGCACGAAGCCGTGAAATGGACTAATACGTCTTATCTCGCGCACTCTGCAATTGTTTGGTCCAGCGAAGAAAAGTTCCAAAAGGTTGCGGAGAAACTGGAAGTTGGACATGTATCTTTGAATACATGGATGAGTCAGATGAACTATCCCGTGGTGGGCATCAAACAATCCAGCTTCGGCGTGATGGATATGTTGTGGAGTGGCCCGTTCTATTCGGATGTGAAAAAGTTGACGATGGTGCCATAA
- a CDS encoding D-alanine--D-alanine ligase family protein: MKKTLALIFGGKSAEHEVSLRSAKNIADALDKEKFTPILIGISSDGTWYRFPDMSVFTQVTKIDDKALPPNAEPVALICDLGKPVLYSLKNSTKTSVDCAFPIMHGTMGEDGTIQGIFKMVNIPFVGCGVWSSAAGMDKAVMKHILADAKIPNARYMLLTPHKENSYDEIVKNLGTPFFIKPANAGSSVGVHKIKTADDFKVKLQDAFQFDYKVLAEEFIQGREVECSVMGHNHAPQASLPGEVIPQHEFYSYEAKYLDDNGALLKIPAEIHGETLQRLQDMAKKTYQAMGCDGLTRVDFFLRPNGELYINEINTIPGFTKISMYPKMWEATGVGYKDLITKLIGFAFERYESEAKLKTSYL, encoded by the coding sequence ATGAAAAAGACACTGGCACTTATTTTCGGTGGCAAATCAGCAGAACACGAAGTCTCCCTGCGCTCGGCAAAAAACATCGCAGATGCTTTGGACAAAGAAAAATTCACTCCTATTTTGATTGGCATCAGTTCTGATGGAACTTGGTACCGTTTTCCCGACATGAGTGTTTTCACTCAAGTCACAAAAATTGACGATAAAGCTCTGCCGCCAAATGCTGAACCTGTGGCCTTGATTTGCGATCTGGGCAAACCGGTTCTTTACTCTTTGAAAAACAGCACAAAAACTTCAGTTGATTGTGCTTTCCCAATCATGCACGGAACCATGGGTGAAGACGGAACTATTCAGGGCATCTTCAAGATGGTGAATATTCCGTTCGTGGGCTGCGGTGTTTGGTCATCTGCTGCTGGTATGGATAAAGCGGTAATGAAGCACATTCTGGCTGACGCAAAGATTCCTAATGCGCGCTATATGCTGCTGACTCCGCACAAGGAAAATTCCTACGACGAAATCGTTAAGAACCTGGGTACGCCATTCTTTATCAAGCCTGCAAACGCGGGCTCATCAGTGGGCGTTCATAAAATCAAAACGGCTGACGATTTCAAAGTGAAGCTGCAGGATGCATTTCAGTTCGACTATAAAGTTCTGGCAGAGGAATTCATCCAAGGTCGTGAAGTGGAATGTTCAGTTATGGGTCACAATCATGCGCCTCAAGCTTCTCTTCCAGGTGAAGTGATTCCGCAGCATGAGTTCTATTCTTACGAAGCGAAGTATCTTGACGATAATGGCGCTTTGTTGAAGATTCCTGCAGAGATTCACGGCGAAACTTTGCAACGCCTGCAGGATATGGCCAAGAAAACGTATCAGGCTATGGGTTGCGACGGTTTGACTCGCGTGGATTTCTTCCTAAGACCGAATGGTGAATTGTATATCAATGAAATCAACACCATCCCGGGATTCACGAAGATTTCGATGTATCCAAAAATGTGGGAAGCCACGGGAGTGGGATACAAGGATCTGATCACGAAATTGATCGGATTTGCTTTTGAGAGATACGAATCAGAGGCAAAACTTAAAACAAGTTATCTTTAA
- the elbB gene encoding isoprenoid biosynthesis glyoxalase ElbB, producing the protein MKKIAVVLSGCGYLDGAEITESVSLLIALNQAGAQVNCFAPDIELHEVDHVAKSPTGTTRNVLKESARIARSHVESLAHLHAKDFDAVVFPGGFGAAKNLCNWAEKGADCDVNAEVKRVILEFYEASKPIGACCIAPVLVAKVLGKKKVTVTIGNDPATAAEIQKTGALHEECPVDDYITDRETKVVTTPAYMYGDARPNEVFAGIFGLAHEIVEWA; encoded by the coding sequence ATGAAAAAAATCGCAGTAGTCCTTTCTGGTTGCGGTTATCTTGATGGCGCTGAAATCACTGAGTCAGTCAGTTTGTTGATTGCACTTAACCAAGCAGGAGCACAAGTAAATTGCTTTGCCCCTGATATCGAATTGCACGAAGTCGATCACGTCGCAAAATCTCCAACAGGCACAACACGAAATGTTTTGAAAGAATCTGCCCGCATTGCGCGCAGTCACGTTGAATCCCTGGCACATCTTCATGCCAAGGATTTTGATGCTGTGGTTTTCCCGGGTGGTTTCGGTGCTGCGAAAAATCTTTGCAACTGGGCTGAAAAAGGCGCGGATTGCGATGTAAACGCAGAAGTTAAACGTGTGATCCTGGAATTTTATGAAGCCAGCAAACCTATTGGTGCTTGTTGTATCGCTCCAGTGCTTGTTGCAAAAGTTCTGGGTAAAAAGAAAGTCACAGTGACCATTGGAAATGATCCGGCGACTGCTGCAGAAATTCAGAAAACCGGCGCACTACACGAAGAATGCCCGGTGGATGATTACATCACAGATCGCGAAACAAAAGTTGTGACGACTCCGGCATATATGTACGGCGATGCGAGACCTAACGAAGTCTTCGCGGGAATTTTCGGCCTGGCTCACGAAATCGTTGAATGGGCTTAA
- a CDS encoding GNAT family N-acetyltransferase, translating to MEGPRSPRETELPQVLDFLNKKLRSEAPWSIAAEYPTAFTSNNLHNMRIIADEERVLSHAVLKPLIIKSPHVIYKVAAIGSVVTDDNHRGQGLSTTVIKDCLRSAQEQSCDIAILWTDLFDFYRRMGFELAGSEISFVIEDNFDMPISNLSYSTDNRVAPDAIYRLYSKHSVNSVRSIEETRKFLSIPQTQIYTAWEPSGQLAAYAIEGKGIDLGGYIHEWGGSTPALLSLLSFIRAKKGTPFTIICPKHSQNLIRELETRSVTKNSGFLGMIKIVNFDQLSAKIKRAFRAEGIADFVLEKHPDNFVFGIGQDLYTINNETDMVRLLFGPIDYRAIGIFKEETVQKFDKIMPLQLWIWGWDSI from the coding sequence ATGGAAGGACCACGTTCGCCTAGGGAAACTGAGCTTCCCCAAGTTTTGGATTTTTTGAATAAAAAACTACGTTCAGAAGCCCCTTGGTCCATTGCTGCCGAGTACCCAACGGCGTTTACCTCTAACAACTTGCACAATATGCGTATTATCGCGGATGAAGAGCGCGTTCTTTCCCATGCGGTATTGAAACCTCTTATTATTAAGTCCCCCCACGTCATCTATAAAGTGGCGGCCATTGGTTCTGTGGTTACCGATGACAACCATCGTGGACAGGGTTTGAGCACGACTGTAATCAAAGATTGCCTTCGCTCAGCCCAGGAACAATCCTGTGATATCGCTATTTTATGGACGGATTTGTTCGATTTCTACCGCCGTATGGGCTTTGAACTTGCCGGCAGTGAAATCAGCTTCGTTATCGAAGATAACTTCGATATGCCTATCAGCAACCTCAGCTACTCCACTGACAATCGAGTTGCACCGGATGCTATTTACCGTCTTTATTCCAAACATTCCGTGAACTCGGTGCGCTCGATCGAGGAAACTCGTAAGTTCCTGAGCATTCCACAAACGCAAATCTACACAGCCTGGGAACCAAGCGGCCAACTGGCGGCGTATGCCATTGAAGGCAAAGGTATCGATTTGGGCGGCTATATCCACGAATGGGGTGGTTCAACGCCGGCGTTGCTGTCCTTGTTAAGCTTTATCAGAGCTAAAAAAGGCACTCCGTTTACAATTATTTGCCCAAAACACTCGCAAAACTTGATTCGCGAACTGGAAACTCGCTCTGTGACTAAAAACAGCGGCTTCCTGGGCATGATCAAAATTGTGAACTTCGATCAATTGTCTGCAAAAATTAAACGTGCTTTCCGCGCGGAAGGTATTGCGGATTTTGTTCTGGAAAAACACCCGGATAACTTCGTTTTTGGTATCGGTCAGGATCTTTATACGATCAACAATGAAACAGATATGGTTCGTTTGTTGTTCGGCCCGATCGACTATCGCGCAATTGGCATCTTTAAAGAAGAGACCGTTCAAAAATTCGATAAAATCATGCCCCTGCAGCTGTGGATTTGGGGTTGGGATTCCATATGA
- a CDS encoding ferredoxin, with product MADKSQKWNENKPGKVFVDQSCIACDACVLTAPKNFSMHEEDGHAFVSKQPESPEEQELVKEAIEGCPVEAIGNDGDN from the coding sequence ATGGCCGATAAGAGTCAAAAGTGGAACGAAAATAAACCAGGTAAAGTGTTCGTCGATCAATCTTGTATTGCCTGCGACGCCTGCGTTCTTACGGCTCCAAAGAACTTCTCCATGCATGAAGAAGATGGCCATGCTTTCGTTTCCAAACAACCAGAATCTCCTGAAGAGCAAGAGTTGGTAAAAGAGGCAATTGAAGGTTGTCCAGTCGAAGCAATTGGCAACGACGGTGACAACTAA
- the nth gene encoding endonuclease III — MATTVTTKKKAPLEQTIALLKRYYPDAHCALDHKNPFELLVATVLSAQCTDERVNMVTPALFAKYPTPEAMSKSPLSSLETLVRSTGFFKNKAKNLKSAATDLVKKHAGKIPQDLEALVELAGVGRKTANVVLGNAFDIPSGIVVDTHVTRLSNRLGWVKTENAVIIEKQLCKVVPQDDWILLSHLLISHGRAVCKARKPDCDHCFLETTCPKRGV; from the coding sequence TTGGCAACGACGGTGACAACTAAGAAAAAAGCTCCCTTAGAGCAAACGATAGCCCTTTTAAAGCGTTATTATCCTGACGCTCACTGCGCTCTAGATCACAAAAATCCATTTGAACTATTAGTGGCAACTGTTCTATCCGCTCAATGTACTGATGAGCGGGTGAACATGGTGACGCCAGCCTTATTTGCAAAGTATCCCACTCCTGAAGCCATGTCGAAATCCCCTTTGAGCTCGTTGGAGACATTGGTTCGTTCCACAGGTTTTTTTAAAAACAAAGCCAAGAATTTAAAGTCTGCGGCGACGGATCTGGTGAAAAAACACGCCGGAAAAATCCCACAGGATCTTGAGGCTTTGGTCGAGTTGGCAGGGGTCGGTCGCAAAACCGCAAACGTTGTTTTGGGTAATGCCTTTGATATTCCCAGCGGCATCGTTGTGGACACGCATGTGACACGTCTGTCGAATCGCCTGGGTTGGGTTAAGACGGAAAACGCGGTGATCATCGAGAAGCAGCTTTGCAAAGTTGTACCTCAGGATGATTGGATTTTATTGTCACACTTGTTGATTTCTCATGGTCGAGCTGTCTGTAAGGCGAGAAAACCGGATTGCGATCATTGCTTCCTTGAGACGACTTGCCCGAAGCGCGGAGTCTAG
- a CDS encoding thiamine ABC transporter substrate-binding protein, giving the protein MKNFIVFIAVVFLGLFLAMLNRTDSTSATGSVPTLRVFGYSSFTGKFGPGPLLKAEFEKNCQCKVEFIEGSDSGILLQRLKIEGESLGADLVVGLDQFDLSKAMNEQKWRKMSLGNLNVYDAVKPALGNNFFVPYDWGALTFVMRTGELKKVPVKIDDLLDSELTRKISLQDPRTSSPGMQFLYWLVRTKGEDEAFKFLERLMPQVHSFSPTWSAAYGMFTNKQTKMVYSYVTSPLYHEIEEGKKDFQAIAFEEPLPLQFEFMGIPEFCRHCELAEKFVNLMLSNDGQKIIMEKNYMMPVMKGVRDGTPFASVPEYRTLNEFEILSTSEVDRLLKRWSEVRRGALN; this is encoded by the coding sequence ATGAAAAATTTTATCGTTTTTATTGCGGTTGTATTCCTGGGTCTTTTTTTGGCGATGTTAAATCGTACAGATTCCACTTCCGCAACCGGAAGTGTTCCGACGCTACGGGTGTTTGGATACTCGTCTTTCACAGGAAAATTTGGACCGGGTCCTTTGCTGAAGGCTGAGTTTGAAAAGAACTGCCAGTGCAAGGTTGAATTTATCGAGGGAAGTGATTCCGGCATTCTGTTGCAACGTCTGAAGATTGAAGGCGAGAGTCTTGGTGCAGATCTTGTTGTGGGTTTGGATCAGTTTGACCTGTCCAAAGCCATGAACGAGCAAAAATGGCGTAAGATGAGTCTGGGCAACCTGAATGTTTACGATGCAGTCAAGCCTGCGTTGGGAAATAACTTTTTTGTTCCTTATGACTGGGGCGCTTTGACCTTTGTGATGAGAACAGGCGAGTTGAAGAAAGTACCGGTTAAGATCGATGATCTTTTGGACTCAGAACTGACCAGAAAAATCTCTTTGCAGGATCCTCGCACAAGTTCTCCTGGGATGCAGTTTTTGTATTGGCTGGTTCGAACCAAGGGTGAGGATGAGGCATTCAAGTTCCTTGAACGGTTGATGCCTCAAGTTCACAGTTTTTCCCCGACGTGGTCGGCGGCCTACGGCATGTTCACGAACAAACAGACTAAGATGGTTTACTCTTACGTGACTTCTCCTCTGTACCACGAGATCGAAGAAGGAAAGAAAGACTTCCAGGCCATCGCATTTGAAGAACCTCTTCCCTTGCAATTCGAGTTCATGGGCATTCCGGAGTTCTGCAGACATTGTGAGCTCGCAGAGAAGTTTGTAAATCTGATGCTGTCCAACGATGGACAGAAAATCATTATGGAAAAGAACTATATGATGCCGGTGATGAAAGGTGTGCGTGACGGCACTCCGTTTGCGTCAGTTCCGGAGTATAGAACTTTGAACGAGTTTGAGATCCTGTCCACGTCTGAAGTTGATCGCTTGTTGAAGCGTTGGTCAGAAGTTCGCAGAGGCGCGCTCAATTGA